One Borreliella chilensis DNA window includes the following coding sequences:
- a CDS encoding permease, with amino-acid sequence MNIRKFLLKRLILGEKNSLALTIVIILSIALGEIIIILTISIMNGFQNDFFLSITNVESGNLKIENELTQEEIKEIKKIKGIKHINKIYETQGIGIQNYYYPTILNIIAIDIKDLKNDQNFISFTGLKKDELEIKDNEIIIGNVLSYNLNLFENETLRLIIADEIKNFTSVENDIKKFQIKSIFKSSYAKINETLIFMNIDYFIKNKILHNSSINYQVKTTNLNPSSKLIGKITAINPKIKVKTWNEYNKEFYKTLKIERNTMLIILASIFIVIAVNAYYLQKRVIINKNKAILILLAVGLRSKKIKQIFLIHSIIICTIGGLLGLILGISISLNINEILKTIDSLVNTLINFLNQILDLEIDTIKIQIVKSAITPKLFLSDLAFTFSFACFSTIYSSVKATKKIGNQKNIETINGS; translated from the coding sequence ATGAATATAAGAAAATTTTTGCTTAAAAGGTTAATACTAGGAGAAAAAAATAGTTTAGCTCTCACAATTGTAATAATATTAAGTATTGCCTTAGGTGAAATAATAATTATTTTAACAATATCAATCATGAATGGTTTTCAAAACGATTTTTTCCTTAGCATTACAAATGTAGAAAGTGGAAATTTAAAAATAGAAAATGAACTCACACAAGAAGAAATCAAAGAAATTAAAAAAATTAAAGGAATAAAACATATAAATAAAATATATGAAACACAGGGCATTGGAATTCAAAATTATTATTATCCAACTATTTTGAATATTATTGCAATTGATATTAAAGATCTTAAAAACGACCAAAATTTTATTTCGTTTACAGGACTTAAAAAAGATGAACTTGAGATTAAAGACAATGAAATCATTATTGGAAATGTACTCTCTTACAATTTAAACCTATTTGAAAATGAAACCTTAAGATTAATAATCGCCGATGAAATAAAAAACTTTACATCAGTAGAAAATGATATAAAAAAATTTCAAATAAAATCAATTTTTAAAAGTAGTTATGCAAAAATAAATGAAACTTTAATTTTTATGAATATAGACTATTTTATTAAAAATAAAATTTTGCATAATTCTAGTATTAATTACCAAGTAAAAACAACAAATCTAAATCCAAGTAGCAAATTAATTGGCAAAATCACAGCTATTAATCCTAAAATTAAAGTAAAAACCTGGAATGAATACAATAAAGAGTTCTATAAAACATTGAAAATAGAACGAAATACAATGTTGATTATTTTAGCAAGCATTTTCATTGTCATTGCTGTTAATGCGTATTATCTGCAAAAAAGAGTAATAATAAACAAAAATAAAGCCATTTTAATACTATTAGCCGTGGGTCTTAGAAGCAAAAAAATAAAACAAATTTTTTTGATCCACTCAATAATAATCTGCACTATAGGAGGACTTCTTGGCTTGATACTAGGAATTTCAATTTCTTTGAATATAAATGAAATTTTAAAAACAATTGACAGTCTGGTGAATACTTTAATAAATTTTTTAAATCAAATATTAGACTTAGAAATAGATACAATTAAAATACAAATAGTAAAAAGCGCAATTACCCCTAAATTATTTCTAAGTGATTTAGCATTTACTTTCTCCTTTGCTTGTTTTTCTACAATATATTCAAGCGTAAAAGCAACAAAAAAAATTGGAAACCAAAAAAACATTGAAACTATAAATGGATCGTAA
- a CDS encoding ABC transporter ATP-binding protein — MENILTIQNLCKAYKKNKKTKIQIIENLNLIVTKGEFISIQGKSGCGKSTLFNMISGIDKIDSGEIISCGVSLKNANEKILSLYKNKQIGLVFQNYNLINEFNVIENIILPQIISGQQTKETINKKALDLMQILKIENRANHYPSELSGGESQRVAIARALINEPNIILCDEPTGNLDLMTAKTVENLLINTAKNLKKTLILVSHNPKFANKADSKYEFKNRTLKRI, encoded by the coding sequence ATGGAAAATATACTAACTATACAAAATCTTTGCAAAGCATACAAAAAAAATAAAAAAACAAAAATTCAAATAATAGAAAATTTAAACCTAATTGTAACAAAAGGTGAATTTATTTCAATTCAAGGAAAAAGTGGTTGCGGAAAATCAACTCTTTTTAATATGATCTCGGGAATAGATAAAATAGACTCTGGAGAGATAATATCATGTGGAGTATCTTTGAAAAATGCAAATGAAAAAATATTAAGTTTGTATAAAAACAAACAAATAGGTTTAGTATTCCAAAATTATAATTTAATAAATGAGTTTAACGTAATTGAAAACATAATTCTACCTCAAATTATCTCAGGCCAACAAACAAAAGAAACAATAAATAAAAAAGCTCTGGATTTAATGCAAATACTAAAAATAGAAAACAGAGCAAACCATTACCCTTCAGAACTCTCAGGGGGTGAATCACAAAGGGTTGCTATTGCCAGAGCATTAATCAATGAGCCTAATATAATTTTATGCGATGAACCTACAGGAAATTTAGACTTAATGACAGCTAAAACTGTAGAAAATCTCCTTATCAATACAGCAAAAAATTTAAAAAAAACCTTAATACTAGTTAGCCATAACCCAAAATTCGCAAACAAAGCAGATTCAAAATATGAATTTAAAAACAGGACGTTAAAAAGAATATGA
- a CDS encoding ABC transporter permease produces MMLLKLTEITKIAYIIFKNSTNKKALIGSGISLSLVMVPLIIVYYMSSNIMSSTINKYIESEGFSIQIEYNDTNKTLSLKNRLSSFKKKYNYKDLNYFFEKRTYGIIGNNKKQGVLIRAIENVFTLENKSIKLIKGTKNLKKNSILISNQIKNKLNLNLNEKIDILIPNTKNNKIIPRIRKFNISGIIETGLQDIDKNLVLISFENENLMSKQFSKSIIGFKTNSNSRNKIEILKQNLETEFQEFQIKTFYELYLNKYNNLDISKKLLIFIMALIIIFASINISSSLSMLIFENKKKIAILKSIGMNNLNLKIIFLLISLTLSTTFCGIGIIIGNYLTLKISYLINFIDNVLNFFLKILGEENSEILNSEYYVSELQIHLSLSFSLTLLGLYMLISILTTLIPLNIISNLKEKEILK; encoded by the coding sequence ATGATGCTTTTAAAGCTAACAGAAATTACAAAAATTGCTTACATAATTTTTAAAAATTCAACAAATAAAAAAGCTTTAATAGGCTCTGGAATATCATTAAGCTTAGTAATGGTCCCATTAATTATTGTATACTATATGTCTAGCAATATTATGAGCTCCACTATTAACAAATATATTGAAAGCGAAGGATTTTCTATACAAATAGAATACAACGACACAAATAAAACTCTTTCCCTAAAAAACAGATTAAGTTCATTTAAAAAAAAATATAATTACAAAGATTTAAATTATTTTTTTGAAAAAAGAACTTACGGAATTATTGGGAATAATAAAAAACAAGGTGTATTAATAAGAGCAATAGAAAACGTATTCACATTGGAAAATAAATCAATAAAATTAATAAAAGGTACTAAAAATTTAAAAAAGAATTCTATATTGATTTCAAACCAAATAAAAAATAAACTTAATTTAAATCTAAATGAAAAAATTGACATTTTGATTCCAAATACAAAAAACAATAAAATAATACCCAGAATAAGAAAATTTAACATATCAGGAATAATTGAAACTGGACTACAAGATATTGATAAAAATTTGGTATTAATTTCTTTTGAAAACGAAAATTTAATGTCAAAACAATTTTCAAAAAGCATAATTGGATTTAAAACAAATTCCAATTCCAGAAACAAAATTGAAATCTTGAAACAGAATCTAGAAACTGAATTTCAAGAATTCCAAATAAAAACATTCTATGAACTTTACTTAAACAAATACAATAATCTAGATATAAGTAAAAAACTTTTAATATTCATTATGGCTTTGATTATAATATTTGCAAGCATCAACATATCCTCATCTCTTTCAATGCTAATTTTTGAAAATAAAAAGAAAATTGCAATACTAAAATCGATTGGAATGAATAACTTAAACTTAAAAATAATATTTCTTTTGATATCACTTACATTAAGCACTACTTTTTGTGGAATTGGAATAATAATTGGCAACTACCTAACACTTAAAATATCTTATTTAATAAACTTTATTGATAATGTTTTAAACTTTTTTCTAAAAATACTAGGAGAAGAAAATTCTGAAATATTAAACTCAGAATATTACGTATCTGAACTTCAAATACATTTAAGCTTAAGCTTCAGCTTAACACTTCTTGGTTTGTATATGTTAATAAGTATTTTAACTACACTAATTCCGCTTAACATTATCTCAAATCTAAAAGAAAAAGAAATCTTAAAATAG
- a CDS encoding cysteine desulfurase, whose translation MNFKQIKSNAEKVALLRKDFPILNKLLDNKHIIYFDNAATSQKPKTVIYSGVEYYENYNSNVHRSGHKFAIQASIKIEKTRELVKNFINSESSKNIIFNSGTTDGINTIANSFFYSKYFKKKDEIILTALEHNSNLLPWANLAKLANLTIKIAKFNEMGIINPEEIEKLITEKTKLISISGINNTLGTINDLESIGKIAKKYNISLFIDAAQMAPHIKIDVKKIGCDFLVFSGHKMLAPTGIGILYISNNMIEKLNSSKLGGNTVEKIYIENKKIEFKSLDAPNKFESGTPNIAGIIGLGEAIKYINNISMDFILEHDQQLIEYGIKKLQELDEVEFLLNKNLKRNSIISFTVKNIHSHDIETCLDTMGIATRAGKTCSYVAFFPENLNKNHLLRISFYFYNTQEEIDIFISGLKKVIKELS comes from the coding sequence ATGAACTTCAAACAAATAAAAAGCAATGCTGAGAAGGTTGCGCTTTTAAGAAAAGATTTTCCTATTTTAAATAAATTGCTTGACAATAAACATATAATTTATTTTGACAATGCCGCAACTTCTCAAAAACCCAAAACTGTAATTTATTCTGGTGTTGAATATTATGAAAATTACAACTCAAATGTACATAGAAGCGGCCACAAGTTTGCAATTCAAGCTAGCATAAAAATAGAAAAAACAAGAGAGCTTGTAAAAAATTTCATTAATTCAGAATCTTCAAAAAATATAATATTTAACTCTGGAACTACAGATGGCATTAATACCATTGCAAACTCATTTTTTTACTCAAAATACTTTAAAAAAAAAGATGAAATTATTCTTACAGCTCTTGAACATAATAGTAATTTGCTACCATGGGCAAATCTTGCAAAATTAGCTAATCTAACAATTAAGATTGCCAAATTCAATGAAATGGGAATTATTAATCCTGAAGAAATTGAAAAACTTATTACAGAAAAAACAAAACTTATCAGTATATCAGGAATAAATAATACCTTGGGCACAATTAATGATTTAGAATCTATTGGTAAAATTGCGAAAAAATACAATATAAGTCTTTTTATAGATGCTGCACAAATGGCACCTCATATAAAAATAGATGTTAAAAAAATTGGTTGCGACTTTTTGGTATTTTCTGGACATAAAATGCTTGCTCCAACAGGAATAGGAATTTTATATATTTCAAATAACATGATTGAAAAGCTTAATAGCTCGAAATTAGGAGGAAATACAGTAGAAAAAATATACATAGAAAATAAAAAAATTGAATTTAAATCTCTTGATGCTCCTAATAAGTTTGAATCAGGAACTCCAAATATTGCAGGAATTATTGGACTTGGAGAGGCAATAAAATACATCAATAACATCTCTATGGATTTTATTTTAGAACATGATCAGCAATTAATCGAATATGGGATAAAAAAATTACAAGAACTTGATGAAGTTGAATTTTTGCTAAATAAAAATCTTAAAAGAAATTCAATAATATCATTTACAGTAAAAAATATTCACTCACACGATATTGAAACATGTCTAGATACAATGGGAATAGCGACTCGAGCTGGAAAAACTTGTTCTTATGTAGCATTTTTCCCAGAAAATTTAAATAAAAACCATCTCCTAAGAATTAGTTTTTATTTTTATAACACACAAGAAGAAATTGATATTTTCATATCAGGATTAAAAAAAGTAATAAAAGAACTTTCCTGA
- a CDS encoding magnesium chelatase translates to MKIYSHSSIGYDGELIEIEIDIKKGISGIDIVGLAGSEIKESRERVKSAIKNSNFHFPKDRILINLAPAGIRKIGTALDLSIAISIIKIEEDKNNKNLEILILGELQLDGKIRSIKAVLPAIALAKEKEIKFAIVPFENLEEAYLINDLNIWGVKDLKETINIIEQLNDNILPPKTNIKPQKTVEKDCILDYDFKNIKGQQRAKRAIEIAIAGGHNIMLFGPPGSGKTLSLKCVQSILPPLTNKEMIETNKIWSISGKLIEKKIIKQRPFRNPHHTASKEGIIGGGPNPLPGEVSLAHNGVLFLDEALEFKKSILQSLREPIEDKSISISRASSKLFKYPANFQLMLAMNLCPCGNLGKKNTDCFCSQQEISNYWKKLGAAMLDRIDIRVPTRTINNEKLLNETSESSSEIKQRIIKARNIQSRRYKNFANINKNSDLNPDHIEKFCELNAILKNDLIYILNKLNISSRATHSILKIARTISDLKEEENISRESLLEAIGHRKNGENLLEK, encoded by the coding sequence ATGAAAATCTACTCACACTCATCAATCGGATATGATGGAGAACTAATTGAGATTGAAATAGATATCAAAAAAGGAATTTCTGGAATTGATATCGTAGGGCTTGCTGGAAGCGAAATTAAAGAATCAAGAGAAAGGGTAAAATCTGCTATCAAAAATTCAAATTTTCATTTTCCTAAAGATAGAATATTAATAAATCTTGCACCAGCTGGAATTAGAAAAATTGGAACAGCTCTTGACCTTTCAATTGCAATTAGCATCATTAAAATCGAAGAAGATAAAAATAATAAAAATTTGGAAATCTTAATATTAGGAGAGTTGCAATTAGATGGCAAAATAAGATCAATAAAAGCCGTTTTACCAGCCATTGCTCTTGCTAAAGAAAAGGAAATAAAATTTGCAATAGTTCCTTTTGAAAATTTAGAAGAAGCTTATCTAATAAATGATTTGAATATTTGGGGTGTTAAAGACTTAAAAGAAACTATAAATATAATAGAACAATTAAATGATAACATACTCCCCCCAAAAACAAATATTAAACCACAAAAAACAGTTGAAAAAGATTGTATTTTAGATTATGACTTTAAAAATATAAAAGGACAACAAAGAGCAAAAAGAGCAATTGAAATAGCAATTGCCGGTGGGCATAACATCATGCTATTTGGACCACCTGGAAGTGGAAAAACACTTAGTCTTAAATGCGTTCAATCTATTCTTCCTCCGCTTACAAACAAAGAGATGATAGAAACAAACAAAATATGGTCAATATCAGGAAAATTAATAGAGAAAAAAATAATAAAACAAAGACCTTTTAGAAATCCTCACCATACTGCTAGTAAAGAAGGAATAATTGGAGGGGGGCCTAATCCCTTACCTGGAGAAGTGTCTCTTGCGCACAATGGAGTATTGTTCCTAGATGAAGCTTTAGAATTTAAAAAATCTATCTTACAATCTTTACGTGAGCCTATTGAAGACAAATCAATTTCAATCTCAAGAGCAAGTTCCAAATTATTCAAATACCCTGCTAATTTTCAACTAATGCTTGCAATGAATCTTTGCCCTTGTGGGAACCTTGGCAAAAAAAATACAGATTGTTTTTGCTCACAACAAGAAATTTCAAATTATTGGAAAAAACTTGGAGCTGCAATGCTTGATAGAATTGATATTAGGGTTCCAACAAGAACAATCAATAATGAGAAATTACTCAACGAAACAAGCGAAAGTTCAAGCGAAATAAAACAAAGAATAATAAAAGCAAGAAATATTCAAAGTAGAAGATACAAAAATTTTGCAAACATAAATAAAAATTCTGATCTTAATCCTGATCACATTGAAAAATTTTGCGAATTAAATGCGATTCTAAAAAATGACTTGATTTACATTTTAAACAAACTTAATATATCCTCAAGAGCAACACATTCAATACTAAAAATTGCAAGAACAATCTCAGACTTAAAGGAAGAAGAAAATATTTCAAGAGAATCCTTACTTGAGGCAATTGGGCACAGAAAAAATGGAGAAAATTTGCTTGAAAAATAA